In one window of Paraflavitalea soli DNA:
- a CDS encoding FecR family protein produces the protein MAANSQHIIALLEKYASGQASSGEVDQLFTLLRAGNHDEEVVSYIEHHLKTFEPSTADDIAFWKSRLEGGAQKITGAAGMETGNAVVDLPTGIPVVHRVHFLRRWGWAAASIILLLGAGAYLWIRSAKEETRSSPTLAQNTHIPPGKSGAVLTLADGSQVVLDSLGNGVVADQTGTQVILQDGKLAYKPVQHNDSELTYNTMTTPHGRQFQLTLPDGTGVWLNAGSSIKYPTRFAGNERRVAITGEVYFEVAHNANMPFKVSVNGKAAIEVLGTHFNVNAYDNEEAINTTLLKGSVRVINPDQNMVVLKPGQQAQIPLAPKPVSSKTQAIIKVINNADIDKIMAWKNGLFNFEGASLAEVMRQVERWYNIDITYEKGIPDISFEGKMTKDVPLKDLLVMLERSDIHFRIDNRKLIVLP, from the coding sequence ATGGCTGCAAATAGTCAACATATCATTGCATTATTGGAAAAATATGCCAGCGGCCAGGCCAGTTCCGGCGAGGTAGACCAGCTGTTTACCCTGTTGCGGGCGGGCAACCACGATGAAGAAGTGGTTTCTTATATAGAGCACCATCTGAAAACATTTGAACCTTCTACTGCAGATGATATTGCCTTCTGGAAAAGCCGGCTGGAAGGAGGCGCACAGAAAATTACCGGCGCTGCGGGGATGGAAACCGGCAATGCTGTAGTTGATCTGCCAACTGGCATACCTGTCGTTCACCGGGTACATTTCCTGCGCAGGTGGGGCTGGGCAGCGGCTTCTATTATCCTGCTGCTGGGAGCAGGGGCTTATCTATGGATTCGCTCTGCCAAAGAGGAAACAAGGTCTAGCCCTACCCTTGCTCAAAACACGCATATTCCCCCGGGAAAAAGCGGCGCGGTGCTTACATTGGCCGACGGTTCGCAGGTAGTATTGGACAGCCTGGGCAATGGTGTAGTAGCGGACCAAACAGGCACACAGGTAATATTACAGGACGGCAAGCTGGCCTATAAACCTGTGCAGCATAACGATTCGGAATTGACATACAACACCATGACCACACCCCATGGACGCCAGTTCCAGTTAACCTTACCCGACGGTACGGGTGTTTGGCTCAATGCAGGGAGTTCGATCAAATACCCTACCCGCTTTGCCGGCAATGAACGACGGGTAGCTATAACAGGAGAAGTCTATTTTGAAGTAGCGCACAATGCCAATATGCCCTTCAAAGTGAGTGTGAATGGAAAAGCTGCTATAGAAGTATTGGGTACGCACTTCAATGTGAATGCTTATGATAATGAAGAGGCCATCAATACTACCTTATTAAAAGGCAGTGTACGTGTCATTAACCCGGATCAAAATATGGTGGTATTGAAACCCGGCCAGCAGGCACAGATACCACTTGCCCCAAAACCTGTTTCCTCAAAAACACAAGCAATCATCAAGGTGATCAACAATGCCGATATTGACAAGATCATGGCCTGGAAAAACGGGTTGTTCAACTTTGAAGGGGCATCACTGGCCGAGGTGATGCGCCAGGTAGAACGCTGGTACAATATCGACATCACCTATGAAAAAGGCATACCGGATATTTCCTTTGAAGGTAAGATGACCAAAGATGTTCCTTTGAAAGACTTACTGGTAATGCTCGAAAGATCTGATATTCATTTTCGCATTGACAACAGGAAGCTGATCGTTCTTCCCTAA
- a CDS encoding RNA polymerase sigma factor, which translates to MENSDLQSDRLIFQRIAQGDAQAFATFYEAYAVKLALYISRFLGSDLWAEELVQDTFLKLWSIRETIGEIEYPAGFVYRMIANRAKDHLKRQEHEIKLQQHMARYLEQANTNTTQEQVDYQMSEKLFRTAVEQLPAQRALVYRMRHEQGLSYEEIAGELGLSRHTVRNQLNLALQNIRTYLLDHGDITGLLVLCLILNNS; encoded by the coding sequence TTGGAGAATAGCGACTTACAAAGCGATAGATTGATTTTTCAGCGCATTGCCCAAGGCGATGCGCAGGCATTTGCTACGTTTTACGAAGCGTATGCGGTTAAATTGGCGCTCTATATTTCCCGTTTTCTGGGTTCTGATCTCTGGGCAGAAGAATTGGTGCAGGATACCTTTCTGAAACTATGGTCTATCCGGGAAACGATCGGAGAGATCGAATACCCGGCAGGATTTGTGTACCGCATGATCGCCAACCGGGCCAAAGATCATCTCAAACGCCAGGAACATGAGATCAAACTGCAGCAACATATGGCCCGCTATTTAGAGCAGGCAAATACCAATACCACACAGGAGCAGGTAGATTATCAAATGAGCGAAAAGCTGTTCCGCACAGCCGTAGAGCAGTTGCCGGCGCAGCGGGCACTGGTGTACAGGATGCGCCATGAACAGGGACTGAGTTATGAAGAGATTGCCGGTGAGCTGGGCCTTTCCCGCCATACAGTCCGCAACCAGCTCAACCTCGCATTACAAAATATCCGCACTTATTTATTGGACCATGGAGATATCACCGGCCTGCTGGTGCTATGTTTAATTTTAAATAATTCTTAA
- a CDS encoding two-component regulator propeller domain-containing protein encodes MYSFTHNNTPRRVGVPALVFFFALYANGVLAQNSDYLFKHITTTNGLVSNQVSAVIQDSKGYMWFGTQTGLQRYDGKRFITYLSDVRDPNAMQSDWISTIFEDSKHRLWIGSSIAGPCVLNRSTGIVYNFNLHLPAGGKKINGVWQFLEDMQGRIWLSAHDGYYRFDEGSQQFQSMNTWLNMAPNAAPSTISLDKKGNLWFATTKGIKQLIVHTNTLIDADHNAEQLPIFNSKDAVSHITFDDSNNIWISTGYDHYIYRYSAAGYKIKTYSFTRVGQDHRKGLPRQKEFLGGLFRCSNGLLLLPLLSRGLAIYDPVADSFTVINASNQTSGHLHVQPNAFGSIVLTEDKEKNIWIATDAGVNVFNLQKPPFITYGLNNPSALVPQSEVSDFLQTSNGDIYCSNYYVNGGITQFDQYMHVKRHFLWKGKSDYNADANQLWGIFQDKEGIIWAPNQAGHILQLNTKNNKVTILKDSLLFGSINQIKQDAENNIWLAHNRKGLIKIDGSTRKISLFDGFYKVEPGSKRRVMCLLFDKEKIWVGTLHHGLQLFDKKSEKFTEAYMLDEKNRQSISDNNIIGLLEYNQDTLIIATNGGINFFDKKKKTFSALLSKDGLPNNLVQSIILDDNRDLWAAFAGGLSKINMQTLSITNYDANDGIVNDRFNHSFFKLKDGRLMIGAEKGFLVFDPAKITAAKAPVDVTITGFKVFGENVFVDSLINTNHPVSLSYLQNSFHIELASLQFNASNRIKYYYQLEGIDKNWVPVDESHTVHYNQLPSGNFRFKVKCANPDGLFSKNVTTLNIRIIPPFWKTWWFIWIVASVVIIGLFVIIKWREKNIKTLEAGKTQLQKLTAENYKAQFESEQISSFFTTSLLNKTEVDDILWDVAKNLIGKLGFVDCMIYLWNDDKTRMIQKAGYGPKGSLEELVKNHFDVLPGQGVVGAVIQSGEAILIPDTSIDQRYRVDDMKRFSELCVPIKYNEQIIGIIDSEHYEKNFFTRQHLQVLTTIATLVASKIRSIQADQRLRSQREQLAHVNDRLAEVQLAALRGQMNPHFIFNALNSIKKFIIANEPANAEKYLGKFSKLIRSILDNSRSGMVTIDKELQLLVLYLDLEQLRFGTKLTYNITVDKNIRAADIQIPSMIIQPFVENAMLHGIMHREDGGMVDIHFVLHGEWLEITIEDNGVGRAKSASYKSSNSEPHHSIGIEVATKRLEALKRNENTPAGISIIDLVDEAAEAKGTKVVIEIPIY; translated from the coding sequence ATGTATTCATTTACACATAATAATACCCCCAGAAGAGTTGGCGTTCCTGCCTTGGTATTCTTTTTTGCGCTCTATGCCAACGGGGTTTTAGCACAAAACTCCGATTACCTGTTTAAGCATATTACCACCACCAATGGATTGGTAAGTAATCAGGTCTCCGCTGTTATACAGGACAGCAAAGGCTATATGTGGTTTGGAACGCAGACAGGGTTGCAGCGATATGATGGTAAGCGCTTTATTACTTACCTGTCAGATGTGCGTGATCCCAATGCTATGCAAAGTGATTGGATCAGCACTATTTTCGAAGATAGTAAGCACCGGTTGTGGATCGGATCATCCATTGCCGGGCCATGTGTGTTAAACCGGAGTACCGGAATAGTATACAATTTTAATTTACATCTGCCTGCAGGGGGTAAAAAGATCAACGGCGTCTGGCAGTTTTTAGAAGATATGCAGGGCCGGATCTGGCTATCCGCTCACGATGGCTATTATAGATTTGATGAAGGGAGCCAGCAGTTTCAGTCAATGAATACATGGCTGAATATGGCCCCCAATGCCGCCCCGAGTACTATTTCATTGGATAAAAAGGGCAACCTTTGGTTTGCAACCACCAAAGGTATTAAGCAATTGATCGTTCATACCAATACCTTGATCGATGCGGATCATAATGCTGAACAGCTGCCCATTTTCAATAGTAAAGACGCAGTAAGTCATATAACTTTCGATGATAGCAATAATATATGGATAAGTACCGGGTATGATCACTATATCTACAGATACTCAGCGGCAGGGTACAAGATAAAGACTTATTCCTTTACAAGGGTAGGCCAGGATCATAGGAAGGGGTTGCCCCGGCAGAAGGAATTTCTTGGTGGACTCTTCCGTTGTAGCAATGGCCTGCTTTTGCTGCCTTTGCTTTCCCGGGGATTGGCCATCTACGATCCTGTGGCTGATAGCTTTACTGTCATAAACGCTTCCAATCAAACATCCGGGCACTTGCATGTGCAGCCCAACGCCTTTGGTAGCATTGTACTGACAGAAGACAAAGAAAAGAATATCTGGATAGCGACGGATGCAGGTGTCAATGTATTTAATTTACAAAAACCGCCTTTTATTACTTACGGGCTCAATAATCCTTCTGCCCTGGTACCCCAATCTGAAGTGTCTGACTTTTTGCAAACCAGTAACGGGGATATTTATTGCAGTAATTATTATGTAAACGGAGGTATTACCCAATTCGATCAGTACATGCATGTGAAGCGGCATTTTTTGTGGAAAGGGAAAAGTGATTACAATGCCGATGCCAACCAGTTATGGGGTATTTTCCAGGATAAGGAGGGGATTATATGGGCGCCTAACCAGGCAGGACATATTTTGCAGCTCAACACAAAGAACAACAAGGTTACCATCTTAAAAGACAGCTTGCTATTCGGTTCCATAAACCAGATAAAACAGGATGCTGAAAACAATATATGGCTCGCCCACAATCGAAAAGGTCTTATCAAAATTGATGGCAGTACCAGGAAGATAAGCCTGTTCGATGGTTTTTACAAAGTAGAGCCAGGTTCAAAAAGAAGAGTAATGTGCCTGCTCTTCGACAAGGAGAAAATATGGGTTGGTACTTTACATCATGGCTTACAATTGTTTGATAAAAAGTCGGAAAAATTTACAGAAGCCTATATGCTGGATGAGAAGAACAGGCAATCCATCAGCGATAACAATATTATCGGCCTGCTTGAGTATAATCAGGATACTTTAATTATTGCGACCAACGGAGGCATTAATTTCTTCGATAAAAAAAAGAAAACGTTTTCCGCTTTACTGAGTAAAGATGGACTGCCGAATAATCTCGTTCAATCGATCATACTGGATGATAACAGAGATCTGTGGGCTGCATTTGCGGGAGGGTTGAGTAAAATAAACATGCAAACCCTTAGCATTACCAATTACGATGCCAATGATGGGATTGTAAATGACAGGTTTAATCACTCTTTCTTCAAGTTGAAGGATGGGCGGTTGATGATCGGGGCAGAAAAAGGGTTTTTAGTTTTCGATCCGGCAAAGATTACAGCGGCAAAAGCGCCTGTCGATGTAACGATTACAGGATTTAAGGTTTTTGGAGAAAATGTATTCGTCGATTCATTGATCAATACAAATCATCCTGTTTCCTTGTCCTATCTGCAGAATAGCTTTCATATAGAATTGGCGAGTTTACAGTTTAATGCATCCAATAGGATAAAGTATTATTACCAGTTGGAGGGGATTGATAAGAACTGGGTGCCCGTTGATGAAAGCCATACCGTGCATTATAACCAATTGCCTTCAGGTAATTTTCGGTTTAAAGTAAAATGCGCAAATCCGGATGGCCTTTTTAGTAAAAATGTCACCACCTTGAATATCCGTATCATTCCTCCATTCTGGAAAACATGGTGGTTTATATGGATAGTAGCTTCCGTTGTTATTATTGGTTTATTTGTCATTATTAAATGGCGGGAAAAGAACATAAAGACACTGGAAGCCGGTAAAACACAATTGCAGAAGCTTACCGCAGAGAATTATAAAGCACAGTTTGAATCCGAACAGATCAGTAGCTTTTTCACCACGTCGCTCCTGAATAAGACAGAGGTAGATGATATTTTGTGGGATGTTGCCAAAAATCTAATTGGTAAACTGGGGTTTGTGGATTGCATGATCTATTTATGGAATGATGATAAGACCAGGATGATCCAAAAAGCTGGTTACGGGCCCAAGGGTTCCCTGGAAGAGTTGGTTAAAAACCATTTTGATGTATTGCCAGGACAAGGGGTAGTAGGCGCCGTGATCCAATCTGGTGAAGCTATATTAATACCTGATACTTCTATTGACCAGCGGTATCGTGTAGATGATATGAAAAGATTTAGTGAACTATGTGTGCCGATAAAATACAATGAACAAATAATTGGCATCATTGACAGCGAGCACTATGAAAAGAACTTCTTTACAAGGCAGCATCTGCAGGTTCTTACCACCATTGCTACCCTGGTAGCCAGTAAAATAAGATCCATTCAGGCAGACCAGCGTCTGCGTTCCCAAAGAGAACAGCTGGCCCACGTGAACGACCGGTTGGCAGAAGTGCAGCTGGCGGCCTTGCGTGGGCAAATGAACCCCCACTTTATTTTCAATGCGCTCAACTCTATAAAGAAATTTATAATAGCCAATGAGCCAGCCAATGCAGAAAAATACCTGGGTAAGTTTTCCAAATTAATTCGTTCTATTTTAGACAATAGCCGTTCCGGTATGGTAACTATAGATAAAGAACTGCAATTGCTGGTATTGTACCTCGACCTGGAGCAGCTTCGGTTTGGGACAAAATTAACGTACAATATTACAGTAGATAAAAACATCAGGGCTGCGGATATCCAGATTCCCTCCATGATCATTCAACCTTTTGTTGAAAATGCCATGTTGCATGGTATCATGCACCGGGAAGATGGAGGGATGGTAGATATTCATTTTGTATTGCATGGGGAATGGCTTGAAATCACCATTGAAGACAATGGGGTAGGCAGGGCTAAGTCGGCATCCTACAAAAGCAGCAATAGCGAACCTCACCATTCTATTGGCATTGAAGTAGCGACGAAAAGGCTGGAGGCATTAAAAAGAAATGAAAACACGCCTGCCGGCATTTCTATTATTGACCTGGTGGATGAGGCAGCGGAGGCAAAAGGAACAAAAGTGGTGATCGAAATACCTATTTATTAA